In Nitrosococcus halophilus Nc 4, the genomic stretch TTGATTGGAACTGTGGCTCCCGTAGTCCCGGTGCCCCGTCCTCGGGGAGTAAGGGGGACCCGGGCATGGTTGCATAGGCGGATAATGTCGCGGATTTCCTTAGGGGTGAGGGCAAAAACTACCCATTGGGGTAAGGCATGCCGGCGGCTATTGTCATAGCCATAGGGCCAACAGTCAGCCGGATCGAAGCGAACCCGCTGTTCATCTACGATCTGAACAAGGTTCGTCAGAAATTCCTGGGGAGTGACAGGAGAGCTATTCAAGATCAGTTTCGGGTAAATACTCAAAGATTTTGACGACCCGTTGCACCCCCTTGGTATGGCTGGCCACGGTAGTGGCTAGCTCAGCTTCACGAGCGGTGACGAGCCCCATGAGGTAAACCGTACCCCGCTCGGTAACCACTTTAACTCGAGTAGGGTCAAGCCCTTTCTCAGCAGCTATTTTGGTTTTGACTTTGGTGGTGATCCAGGAGTCGTTAGAACGGGATACCAGGGAGCTGGGAGCCAGAATATCTAGTTCATTATAGATTTGCTTGATATGGGGAAGCGGCTGGATAAGTTCTGTGGCTCTTTTTTTGAGTTCCTGGTTAGGGGCTTCCCCCGTTAATAACACCATTCCATTATAACTGGTGACATTGATATGAGCACTGTCATGGAGGACCTGGTCGTTCCGAAGCGTTGCACTGGCCTTAAGCTCGATGCTTTGATCATCGATGACGGTACTGAAAGTGCGGCGGTCGTAAGCGGCAGAAATACCGGTTGCTGCCCCAGCGACGACCCCTGTAGCGACGACGGCAGCACAGCCTTGAAAAAGTAATGCGAAACAAAAGAGCAAAACGGTGAGACAGGATTTCATGAATTATTTCTCCGGCCACAGACTGTGATCAAGTAGGTCGCATAGACAGTGAAGCACGAGCAAGTGTACCTCCTGGATGCGTGCGGTATTGTGGGCGGGTACGCGGATTTCCACATCCTGTGCTGTCAGTAAAGGCGCAATTTTACCGCCGTCGCCCCCCGTCAAGGCAATGATCTTCATCTCCTGGGTATGAGCTGCTTCGATTGCGCGAACCACATTGGTGGAGTGACCACTGGTGCTTATCGCCAGCAGAAGGTCCCCTTTACTGCCTAAGGCTTCGACCTGGCGAGCAAAAACAATATCATAATGATAATCATTAGCAATAGAGGTAATCGCAGAAGTATCGGTGGTCAAGGCGATGGCAGGCAAACCGGGACGTTCCCGCTCAAAGCGGTTGATCAGTTCCGAAGCAAAGTGCTGAGCATCCGCAGCGCTACCGCCATTACCACAACTTAAGATTTTGTGCCGGTGTTGGAGGCTGTCCAATAGGTGTTGAACAGCGCGCTCGATAGGGGGAGCTAGGGAGCTCATGGCTGATAATTTAAGTTGGGCACTGTTGAAGAAATGTTGTTCAATGCGTTCTCGGGCGTTCATCATGGCCTTGGCGGAAGTTGTCAGGTATTGTGGGCTAGTCTGGGGGGCACAGGTTTATTTTCCGTCCATGAAATAAAGGGGTAGTCAATCACCCCTTATCCTTCGGCACCCGCCCTGGATTTTTCTGATTACTCTAATCGAAAGGCAT encodes the following:
- the dolP gene encoding division/outer membrane stress-associated lipid-binding lipoprotein, whose product is MKSCLTVLLFCFALLFQGCAAVVATGVVAGAATGISAAYDRRTFSTVIDDQSIELKASATLRNDQVLHDSAHINVTSYNGMVLLTGEAPNQELKKRATELIQPLPHIKQIYNELDILAPSSLVSRSNDSWITTKVKTKIAAEKGLDPTRVKVVTERGTVYLMGLVTAREAELATTVASHTKGVQRVVKIFEYLPETDLE
- a CDS encoding phosphoheptose isomerase — its product is MNARERIEQHFFNSAQLKLSAMSSLAPPIERAVQHLLDSLQHRHKILSCGNGGSAADAQHFASELINRFERERPGLPAIALTTDTSAITSIANDYHYDIVFARQVEALGSKGDLLLAISTSGHSTNVVRAIEAAHTQEMKIIALTGGDGGKIAPLLTAQDVEIRVPAHNTARIQEVHLLVLHCLCDLLDHSLWPEK